A genomic window from Streptomyces sp. MST-110588 includes:
- a CDS encoding SUKH-4 family immunity protein: MFSPNELITFPAEELTDIAHEQSVDFLRQVGIPFRDNPWFDLPDGSPGCLKKLGECYKDLGIRWTNLPEEAGNWVVFGMIPYDDLALDVVTGAVYCLPDDRSEIYLFNKDLPSFVHFLYLLEKGKPDYDADRDEEQEDWEEAARHIEAQMREVDPKALEFSDSRWHDVLEYIVEPEIP, from the coding sequence GTGTTCAGCCCAAACGAACTCATCACCTTCCCGGCGGAAGAACTGACAGATATCGCACACGAACAGAGCGTGGACTTCCTGCGCCAGGTGGGTATCCCTTTTCGCGACAACCCCTGGTTCGACCTGCCCGACGGATCTCCCGGATGCCTCAAGAAACTCGGTGAATGCTACAAGGACCTGGGGATCCGCTGGACGAACCTCCCCGAAGAAGCGGGAAACTGGGTGGTCTTCGGCATGATTCCCTATGACGACCTCGCACTGGACGTCGTCACGGGAGCGGTCTATTGCCTTCCCGACGACAGGTCCGAGATCTACCTCTTCAACAAGGACCTCCCCTCCTTCGTCCATTTCCTCTACCTGCTGGAGAAGGGCAAGCCGGACTACGACGCCGACCGGGATGAGGAACAGGAGGACTGGGAGGAAGCGGCGCGGCACATCGAGGCCCAGATGAGAGAGGTCGACCCGAAGGCACTGGAATTCAGCGACTCGCGGTGGCACGACGTGCTGGAGTACATCGTCGAGCCCGAGATACCGTGA